From the genome of Vulpes lagopus strain Blue_001 chromosome 2, ASM1834538v1, whole genome shotgun sequence, one region includes:
- the ZNF181 gene encoding zinc finger protein 181 isoform X3 has product MFQVTFSDVAIDFSHEEWGWLDSAQRDLYKDVMVQNYENLISVAGLSIPKPYLISLLEDGKEPWMVEKKTSKDWESRWENKELLMKEDIYDEDSPQMVKIEKAVKQSHEFSDFNNDWEYIDGTHENQRISAEGKSHKHDIFKKSLPKRSVTKNEEINGGEKKLLNSKESMAAFSQSTSLTLDETYNREKVYTCNECGKAFGKQSILNRHWRIHTGEKPYECHECGKTFSHGSSLTRHQISHSGEKPYKCIECGKAFSHVSSLTNHQSTHTGEKPYECMNCGKSFSRVSHLIEHLRIHTQEKLYECRICEKAFIHRSSLIHHQKIHTGEKPYECSECGKAFCCSSHLTRHQRIHTIEKQFECNKCLKVFSSLSFLIQHQSIHNEEKPFECQKCRKSFNQPESLNMHLRNHSRLKPYECSICGKAFSHRSSLLQHHRIHTGEKPYECIKCGKTFSCSSNLTVHQRIHTGEKPYKCNECGKAFSKGSNLTAHQRIHNGGKPSSALSVEKPLGHVNHYTCEKSYKRETV; this is encoded by the exons ATGTTCCAG GTGACATTTAGTGATGTGGCCATAGACTTCTCTCATGAAGAGTGGGGATGGCTAGATTCTGCTCAGAGGGATTTATACAAGGATGTGATGGTCCAGAATTATGAGAACCTGATTTCTGTAG CAGGTCTTTCCATACCTAAGCCATATTTGATCAGTTTACTGGAGGATGGGAAAGAACCTTGGATGGTGGAGAAAAAAACGTCAAAAG ATTGGGAATCAAGATGGGAAAACAAGGAATTACTAATGAAGGAGGATATTTATGATGAAGATTCACCCCAaatggtaaaaatagaaaaagctgtAAAACAGAGTCATGAATTTTCAGATTTTAACAACGACTGGGAATATATAGATGGGACGCATGAAAATCAG AGAATTTCTGCTGAAGGGAAATCACATAAACATGATATATTTAAGAAGAGCTTACCAAAAAGATCTGTTACAAAAAATGAGGAGATCAATGGTGGTGAAAAGAAACTTTTGAATTCTAAAGAAAGTATGGCAGCTTTCAGCCAGAGCACATCTCTTACCCTTGATGAGACTTATAATAGAGAAAAAGTCTATACATGCAacgaatgtgggaaagcctttggCAAACAATCAATCCTTAATCGCCATTGGAGAattcatacaggagagaaaccatatgaatgCCATGAATGTGGGAAGACTTTTAGCCATGGCTCATCCCTAACTCGACATCAGATAAGTCACAgtggagagaaaccttacaaatgtatcgaatgtgggaaggcctttagcCATGTGTCCTCACTTACTAATCATCAGAGtactcacactggagagaaaccatatgaatgTATGAACTGTGGAAAGTCATTTAGTCGTGTTTCACATCTCATTGAACATCTGAGAATTCATACACAAGAAAAACTGTATGAGTGTCGAATATGTGAGAAAGCCTTCATTCATAGGTCATCTCTCATTCACCATCAGaaaattcatactggagagaaaccttatgaatgtagtgaatgtggaaaagccttttgCTGTAGTTCACACCTTACTCGACATCAAAGAATTCACACCATAGAGAAACAATTTGAATGTAACAAATGTCTCAAAGTCTTTAGCAGCTTATCATTTCTTATTCAGCATCAGAGTATTCATAATGAAGAAAAACCTTTCGAATGTCAAAAATGCAGGAAATCCTTCAACCAGCCAGAATCCCTGAATATGCATTTAAGGAATCACTCTCGATTGAAACCGTATGAATGCAGCAtttgtgggaaagccttcagtcaTAGGTCATCCTTGCTTCAACATCAcagaattcacactggagagaagccctatgaatgtaTTAAATGTGGGAAGACTTTCAGCTGTAGTTCAAATCTTACTgtacatcagagaattcatactggagaaaagCCATATAAATGTAACGAATGTGGGAAAGCTTTTAGCAAAGGCTCAAATCTTACTGCCCATCAGAGAATACATAATGGAGGTAAACCCAGTAGTGCACTAAGTGTAGAAAAGCCTCTAGGCCACGTGAATCATTATACATGTGAAAAATCATACAAGAGAGAAACTGTATGA
- the ZNF181 gene encoding zinc finger protein 181 isoform X1 has product MFQVTFSDVAIDFSHEEWGWLDSAQRDLYKDVMVQNYENLISVAGLSIPKPYLISLLEDGKEPWMVEKKTSKDWESRWENKELLMKEDIYDEDSPQMVKIEKAVKQSHEFSDFNNDWEYIDGTHENQVEHFRPVTLTFRESTTGESVYKYDAFRSIFHLKSILSEPQRISAEGKSHKHDIFKKSLPKRSVTKNEEINGGEKKLLNSKESMAAFSQSTSLTLDETYNREKVYTCNECGKAFGKQSILNRHWRIHTGEKPYECHECGKTFSHGSSLTRHQISHSGEKPYKCIECGKAFSHVSSLTNHQSTHTGEKPYECMNCGKSFSRVSHLIEHLRIHTQEKLYECRICEKAFIHRSSLIHHQKIHTGEKPYECSECGKAFCCSSHLTRHQRIHTIEKQFECNKCLKVFSSLSFLIQHQSIHNEEKPFECQKCRKSFNQPESLNMHLRNHSRLKPYECSICGKAFSHRSSLLQHHRIHTGEKPYECIKCGKTFSCSSNLTVHQRIHTGEKPYKCNECGKAFSKGSNLTAHQRIHNGGKPSSALSVEKPLGHVNHYTCEKSYKRETV; this is encoded by the exons ATGTTCCAG GTGACATTTAGTGATGTGGCCATAGACTTCTCTCATGAAGAGTGGGGATGGCTAGATTCTGCTCAGAGGGATTTATACAAGGATGTGATGGTCCAGAATTATGAGAACCTGATTTCTGTAG CAGGTCTTTCCATACCTAAGCCATATTTGATCAGTTTACTGGAGGATGGGAAAGAACCTTGGATGGTGGAGAAAAAAACGTCAAAAG ATTGGGAATCAAGATGGGAAAACAAGGAATTACTAATGAAGGAGGATATTTATGATGAAGATTCACCCCAaatggtaaaaatagaaaaagctgtAAAACAGAGTCATGAATTTTCAGATTTTAACAACGACTGGGAATATATAGATGGGACGCATGAAAATCAGGTAGAACATTTCAGACCAGTGACCCTCACCTTTAGAGAAAGTACCACTGGGGAAAGTGTTTACAAATACGATGCATTTAGAAGTATCTTccatttaaaatctattctttctGAACCACAGAGAATTTCTGCTGAAGGGAAATCACATAAACATGATATATTTAAGAAGAGCTTACCAAAAAGATCTGTTACAAAAAATGAGGAGATCAATGGTGGTGAAAAGAAACTTTTGAATTCTAAAGAAAGTATGGCAGCTTTCAGCCAGAGCACATCTCTTACCCTTGATGAGACTTATAATAGAGAAAAAGTCTATACATGCAacgaatgtgggaaagcctttggCAAACAATCAATCCTTAATCGCCATTGGAGAattcatacaggagagaaaccatatgaatgCCATGAATGTGGGAAGACTTTTAGCCATGGCTCATCCCTAACTCGACATCAGATAAGTCACAgtggagagaaaccttacaaatgtatcgaatgtgggaaggcctttagcCATGTGTCCTCACTTACTAATCATCAGAGtactcacactggagagaaaccatatgaatgTATGAACTGTGGAAAGTCATTTAGTCGTGTTTCACATCTCATTGAACATCTGAGAATTCATACACAAGAAAAACTGTATGAGTGTCGAATATGTGAGAAAGCCTTCATTCATAGGTCATCTCTCATTCACCATCAGaaaattcatactggagagaaaccttatgaatgtagtgaatgtggaaaagccttttgCTGTAGTTCACACCTTACTCGACATCAAAGAATTCACACCATAGAGAAACAATTTGAATGTAACAAATGTCTCAAAGTCTTTAGCAGCTTATCATTTCTTATTCAGCATCAGAGTATTCATAATGAAGAAAAACCTTTCGAATGTCAAAAATGCAGGAAATCCTTCAACCAGCCAGAATCCCTGAATATGCATTTAAGGAATCACTCTCGATTGAAACCGTATGAATGCAGCAtttgtgggaaagccttcagtcaTAGGTCATCCTTGCTTCAACATCAcagaattcacactggagagaagccctatgaatgtaTTAAATGTGGGAAGACTTTCAGCTGTAGTTCAAATCTTACTgtacatcagagaattcatactggagaaaagCCATATAAATGTAACGAATGTGGGAAAGCTTTTAGCAAAGGCTCAAATCTTACTGCCCATCAGAGAATACATAATGGAGGTAAACCCAGTAGTGCACTAAGTGTAGAAAAGCCTCTAGGCCACGTGAATCATTATACATGTGAAAAATCATACAAGAGAGAAACTGTATGA
- the ZNF181 gene encoding zinc finger protein 181 isoform X4, whose protein sequence is MKEDIYDEDSPQMVKIEKAVKQSHEFSDFNNDWEYIDGTHENQVEHFRPVTLTFRESTTGESVYKYDAFRSIFHLKSILSEPQRISAEGKSHKHDIFKKSLPKRSVTKNEEINGGEKKLLNSKESMAAFSQSTSLTLDETYNREKVYTCNECGKAFGKQSILNRHWRIHTGEKPYECHECGKTFSHGSSLTRHQISHSGEKPYKCIECGKAFSHVSSLTNHQSTHTGEKPYECMNCGKSFSRVSHLIEHLRIHTQEKLYECRICEKAFIHRSSLIHHQKIHTGEKPYECSECGKAFCCSSHLTRHQRIHTIEKQFECNKCLKVFSSLSFLIQHQSIHNEEKPFECQKCRKSFNQPESLNMHLRNHSRLKPYECSICGKAFSHRSSLLQHHRIHTGEKPYECIKCGKTFSCSSNLTVHQRIHTGEKPYKCNECGKAFSKGSNLTAHQRIHNGGKPSSALSVEKPLGHVNHYTCEKSYKRETV, encoded by the coding sequence ATGAAGGAGGATATTTATGATGAAGATTCACCCCAaatggtaaaaatagaaaaagctgtAAAACAGAGTCATGAATTTTCAGATTTTAACAACGACTGGGAATATATAGATGGGACGCATGAAAATCAGGTAGAACATTTCAGACCAGTGACCCTCACCTTTAGAGAAAGTACCACTGGGGAAAGTGTTTACAAATACGATGCATTTAGAAGTATCTTccatttaaaatctattctttctGAACCACAGAGAATTTCTGCTGAAGGGAAATCACATAAACATGATATATTTAAGAAGAGCTTACCAAAAAGATCTGTTACAAAAAATGAGGAGATCAATGGTGGTGAAAAGAAACTTTTGAATTCTAAAGAAAGTATGGCAGCTTTCAGCCAGAGCACATCTCTTACCCTTGATGAGACTTATAATAGAGAAAAAGTCTATACATGCAacgaatgtgggaaagcctttggCAAACAATCAATCCTTAATCGCCATTGGAGAattcatacaggagagaaaccatatgaatgCCATGAATGTGGGAAGACTTTTAGCCATGGCTCATCCCTAACTCGACATCAGATAAGTCACAgtggagagaaaccttacaaatgtatcgaatgtgggaaggcctttagcCATGTGTCCTCACTTACTAATCATCAGAGtactcacactggagagaaaccatatgaatgTATGAACTGTGGAAAGTCATTTAGTCGTGTTTCACATCTCATTGAACATCTGAGAATTCATACACAAGAAAAACTGTATGAGTGTCGAATATGTGAGAAAGCCTTCATTCATAGGTCATCTCTCATTCACCATCAGaaaattcatactggagagaaaccttatgaatgtagtgaatgtggaaaagccttttgCTGTAGTTCACACCTTACTCGACATCAAAGAATTCACACCATAGAGAAACAATTTGAATGTAACAAATGTCTCAAAGTCTTTAGCAGCTTATCATTTCTTATTCAGCATCAGAGTATTCATAATGAAGAAAAACCTTTCGAATGTCAAAAATGCAGGAAATCCTTCAACCAGCCAGAATCCCTGAATATGCATTTAAGGAATCACTCTCGATTGAAACCGTATGAATGCAGCAtttgtgggaaagccttcagtcaTAGGTCATCCTTGCTTCAACATCAcagaattcacactggagagaagccctatgaatgtaTTAAATGTGGGAAGACTTTCAGCTGTAGTTCAAATCTTACTgtacatcagagaattcatactggagaaaagCCATATAAATGTAACGAATGTGGGAAAGCTTTTAGCAAAGGCTCAAATCTTACTGCCCATCAGAGAATACATAATGGAGGTAAACCCAGTAGTGCACTAAGTGTAGAAAAGCCTCTAGGCCACGTGAATCATTATACATGTGAAAAATCATACAAGAGAGAAACTGTATGA
- the ZNF181 gene encoding zinc finger protein 181 isoform X2: MFQVTFSDVAIDFSHEEWGWLDSAQRDLYKDVMVQNYENLISVGLSIPKPYLISLLEDGKEPWMVEKKTSKDWESRWENKELLMKEDIYDEDSPQMVKIEKAVKQSHEFSDFNNDWEYIDGTHENQVEHFRPVTLTFRESTTGESVYKYDAFRSIFHLKSILSEPQRISAEGKSHKHDIFKKSLPKRSVTKNEEINGGEKKLLNSKESMAAFSQSTSLTLDETYNREKVYTCNECGKAFGKQSILNRHWRIHTGEKPYECHECGKTFSHGSSLTRHQISHSGEKPYKCIECGKAFSHVSSLTNHQSTHTGEKPYECMNCGKSFSRVSHLIEHLRIHTQEKLYECRICEKAFIHRSSLIHHQKIHTGEKPYECSECGKAFCCSSHLTRHQRIHTIEKQFECNKCLKVFSSLSFLIQHQSIHNEEKPFECQKCRKSFNQPESLNMHLRNHSRLKPYECSICGKAFSHRSSLLQHHRIHTGEKPYECIKCGKTFSCSSNLTVHQRIHTGEKPYKCNECGKAFSKGSNLTAHQRIHNGGKPSSALSVEKPLGHVNHYTCEKSYKRETV; the protein is encoded by the exons ATGTTCCAG GTGACATTTAGTGATGTGGCCATAGACTTCTCTCATGAAGAGTGGGGATGGCTAGATTCTGCTCAGAGGGATTTATACAAGGATGTGATGGTCCAGAATTATGAGAACCTGATTTCTGTAG GTCTTTCCATACCTAAGCCATATTTGATCAGTTTACTGGAGGATGGGAAAGAACCTTGGATGGTGGAGAAAAAAACGTCAAAAG ATTGGGAATCAAGATGGGAAAACAAGGAATTACTAATGAAGGAGGATATTTATGATGAAGATTCACCCCAaatggtaaaaatagaaaaagctgtAAAACAGAGTCATGAATTTTCAGATTTTAACAACGACTGGGAATATATAGATGGGACGCATGAAAATCAGGTAGAACATTTCAGACCAGTGACCCTCACCTTTAGAGAAAGTACCACTGGGGAAAGTGTTTACAAATACGATGCATTTAGAAGTATCTTccatttaaaatctattctttctGAACCACAGAGAATTTCTGCTGAAGGGAAATCACATAAACATGATATATTTAAGAAGAGCTTACCAAAAAGATCTGTTACAAAAAATGAGGAGATCAATGGTGGTGAAAAGAAACTTTTGAATTCTAAAGAAAGTATGGCAGCTTTCAGCCAGAGCACATCTCTTACCCTTGATGAGACTTATAATAGAGAAAAAGTCTATACATGCAacgaatgtgggaaagcctttggCAAACAATCAATCCTTAATCGCCATTGGAGAattcatacaggagagaaaccatatgaatgCCATGAATGTGGGAAGACTTTTAGCCATGGCTCATCCCTAACTCGACATCAGATAAGTCACAgtggagagaaaccttacaaatgtatcgaatgtgggaaggcctttagcCATGTGTCCTCACTTACTAATCATCAGAGtactcacactggagagaaaccatatgaatgTATGAACTGTGGAAAGTCATTTAGTCGTGTTTCACATCTCATTGAACATCTGAGAATTCATACACAAGAAAAACTGTATGAGTGTCGAATATGTGAGAAAGCCTTCATTCATAGGTCATCTCTCATTCACCATCAGaaaattcatactggagagaaaccttatgaatgtagtgaatgtggaaaagccttttgCTGTAGTTCACACCTTACTCGACATCAAAGAATTCACACCATAGAGAAACAATTTGAATGTAACAAATGTCTCAAAGTCTTTAGCAGCTTATCATTTCTTATTCAGCATCAGAGTATTCATAATGAAGAAAAACCTTTCGAATGTCAAAAATGCAGGAAATCCTTCAACCAGCCAGAATCCCTGAATATGCATTTAAGGAATCACTCTCGATTGAAACCGTATGAATGCAGCAtttgtgggaaagccttcagtcaTAGGTCATCCTTGCTTCAACATCAcagaattcacactggagagaagccctatgaatgtaTTAAATGTGGGAAGACTTTCAGCTGTAGTTCAAATCTTACTgtacatcagagaattcatactggagaaaagCCATATAAATGTAACGAATGTGGGAAAGCTTTTAGCAAAGGCTCAAATCTTACTGCCCATCAGAGAATACATAATGGAGGTAAACCCAGTAGTGCACTAAGTGTAGAAAAGCCTCTAGGCCACGTGAATCATTATACATGTGAAAAATCATACAAGAGAGAAACTGTATGA